From one Anopheles bellator chromosome 1, idAnoBellAS_SP24_06.2, whole genome shotgun sequence genomic stretch:
- the LOC131205707 gene encoding chromatin-remodeling complex ATPase chain Iswi, with the protein MSKEEENPVETADTNDNSNESNSDTTSSNTKEPDYDATLETDRGKRFEFLLKQTEIFAHFMNSAPSKSPPKAPRGRKPKVDKNADPGDHRHRKTEQEEDEELLAATNQKAKTVFRFESSPPYIKAGEMRDYQIRGLNWMISLYENGINGILADEMGLGKTLQTISLLGYLKNVRNNHGPHIVIVPKSTLQNWVNEFARWCPSVRAVCLIGDQETRNIFIRDVLMPGEWDVCITSYEMCIREKAVFKKFNWRYMVIDEAHRIKNEKSKLSEILREFKTANRLLLTGTPLQNNLHELWALLNFLLPDIFNSAEDFDSWFDANQCMGDNSLIERLHAVLKPFLLRRLKSEVEKRLLPKKEVKIFVGLSKMQREWYTRILLKDIDVVNGAGKMEKMRLQNILMQLRKCTNHPYLFDGAEPGPPYTTDYHLLENSGKMVVLDKLLRKLQEQESRVLIFSQMTRMLDILEDFCHWRGFQYCRLDGQTPHEDRSNMIADYNAENSSKFIFMLSTRAGGLGINLATADVVIIYDSDWNPQMDLQAMDRAHRIGQKKQVRVFRLITENTVEEKIVERAEVKLKLDKLVIQQGRLVDNKTNQLNKDEMLNIIRFGAHHVFQSRDSEITDEDIDAILQKGEEKTQEQSAQLDKLGESSLRSFTLDTDNLENRSVYQFEGEDYREKQKLQTLGSWIEPPKRERKANYAVDAYFKEALRVAEPKAPKAPRPPKQPIVQDFQFFPPRLFELLDQEIYHYRKTVNYKVPKNPDLGAEANKVQREEQRKIDEAEALTEEELVEKESLLTQGFTNWTKRDFNQFIKANEKYGRDDIENIAKEVEGKTPDEVMEYSAVFWERCHELQDIERIMAQIERGETKIQRRASIKRALDSKMVRYRAPFHQLRIAYANNKGKNYTEEEDRFLVCMLHKLGFDKENVYEELRVAVRSAPHFRFDWFLKSRTALELQRRCNTLITLIERENQELEEKERLEKKKKTGGAGGGGGTGAGIGAGGSSGAQKANQKRKAETTPAVHDKNKKKKKV; encoded by the exons ATGTCCAAGGAAGAAGAGAACCCTGTCGAAACGGCGGACACCAACGATAACTCG AACGAGTCCAACTCCGACACGACTTCGTCCAACACGAAGGAGCCGGACTATGATGCGACCCTCGAAACGGACCGTGGCAAGCGGTTTGAGTTTTTGCTGAAGCAAACCGAAATTTTCGCTCACTTCATGAACTCGGCGCCCAGCAAGAGCCCCCCGAAAGCGCCCCGCGGCCGCAAACCGAAAGTGGACAAAAATGCCGATCCGGGCGACCACCGACACCGCAAGACCGAGCAGGAAGAGGATGAAGAGTTGCTGGCGGCAACGAATCAGAAGGCGAAGACGGTGTTTCGCTTCGAATCGTCACCACCGTACATAAAAGCGGGCGAAATGCGCGACTATCAGATCCGTGGCCTAAATTGGATGATCTCACTGTACGAAAACGGTATCAACGGTATTCTGGCGGACGAGATGGGTTTGGGTAAGACGCTGCAAACGATCTCGCTGCTTGGTTATCTGAAGAATGTGCGCAACAATCACGGTCCGCACATTGTGATCGTACCGAAATCGACGCTCCAGAATTGGGTGAATGAGTTCGCGCGCTGGTGTCCGTCGGTGCgcgctgtttgtttgattggtGACCAGGAAACGCGTAACATCTTCATCCGCGATGTGCTAATGCCGGGCGAGTGGGACGTGTGTATCACGTCGTACGAGATGTGCATCCGCGAGAAGGCGGTATTCAAGAAGTTCAACTGGCGCTACATGGTCATCGACGAGGCACATCGTATCAAGAACGAAAAGTCTAAGCTGTCGGAAATTTTGCGCGAATTCAAAACCGCCAATCGACTGTTGCTGACCGGCACGCCGTTGCAGAACAATTTGCACGAACTGTGGGCGCTGCTAAACTTTCTGCTGCCCGACATTTTCAACAGCGCCGAAGACTTCGACAGCTGGTTTGATGCGAATCAGTGCATGGGCGATAACTCGCTGATCGAGCGATTGCACGCAGTGTTGAAGCCGTTCCTGTTGCGTCGCCTCAAGTCTGAGGTCGAGAAGCGACTGCTGCCGAAAAAGGAGGTGAAAATTTTCGTTGGGCTCTCGAAGATGCAGCGTGAATGGTACACGCGGATTCTGTTGAAGGACATCGACGTGGTGAACGGGGCCGGAAAGATGGAGAAGATGCGGCTGCAGAACATTCTGATGCAGCTGCGTAAGTGCACCAATCACCCGTATCTGTTCGATGGCGCAGAACCGGGCCCACCGTACACGACCGATTATCATCTTCTGGAGAACAGTGGCAAGATGGTGGTGCTCGACAAGTTGCTGCGGAAGCTACAGGAGCAAGAGTCTCGTGTGCTCATCTTCAGCCAGATGACGCGTATGTTGGACATTCTGGAGGACTTTTGTCACTGGCGGGGCTTTCAGTACTGTCGGCTCGATGGACAGACTCCGCACGAGGACCGATCGAACATGATTGCTGATTACAACGCGGAGAACAGCTCAAAGTTTATCTTCATGTTGTCGACGCGTGCCGGCGGATTGGGTATTAACTTGGCAACTGCTGACGTAGTGATCATCTACGACTCCGACTGGAACCCGCAGATGGATTTGCAGGCGATGGACCGGGCCCACCGTATTGGCCAGAAGAAGCAGGTACGAGTGTTTCGTCTCATCACCGAGAACACGGTCGAGGAGAAGATTGTGGAGCGAGCGGAGGTCAAACTGAAGCTGGACAAGCTGGTCATCCAGCAGGGTCGGCTTGTGGATAACAAAACGAACCAGCTGAACAAGGACGAAATGTTGAACATCATTCGATTCGGAGCCCATCACGTGTTTCAGTCGCGTGATTCGGAGATTACCGATGAAGACATCGACGCTATCCTGCAGAAAGGTGAGGAGAAAACGCAGGAACAGTCCGCCCAGCTTGACAAGCTGGGTGAAAGCTCGCTGCGCAGTTTCACGCTCGATACGGACAATCTGGAAAATCGATCGGTGTACCAGTTTGAGGGGGAGGATTATCGCGAGAAGCAGAAACTGCAGACACTCGGCTCTTGGATAGAGCCACCGAAGCGAGAGCGTAAGGCAAACTATGCCGTCGACGCGTACTTCAAGGAGGCACTGCGCGTAGCCGAACCGAAGGCACCGAAggcaccgcggccaccgaagcaaCCGATCGTGCAAGACTTCCAGTTCTTCCCGCCCAGACTGTTTGAGCTGCTGGACCAGGAAATCTACCACTATCGCAAGACGGTCAATTACAAGGTACCGAAGAATCCGGATCTTGGCGCCGAGGCAAACAAGGTACAGCGGGAAGAGCAGCGCAAGATCGACGAAGCAGAAGCACTGACGGAGGAGGAGTTGGTTGAGAAGGAGTCGCTGCTGACGCAGGGTTTCACCAACTGGACCAAGCGCGACTTCAACCAGTTCATCAAGGCAAACGAGAAGTACGGGCGGGATGATATCGAAAACATTGCTAAGGAGGTCGAAGGCAAAACGCCGGACGAGGTGATGGAGTATAGTGCGGTATTCTGGGAGCGTTGCCACGAGTTGCAGGACATCGAGCGCATTATGGCGCAGATTGAGCGGGGTGAGACGAAAATTCAACGCCGTGCCTCGATCAAACGCGCACTGGACAGTAAG ATGGTCCGGTACCGTGCACCGTTCCACCAGCTCCGAATTGCATACGCAAACAACAAGGGCAAAAACTACACCGAAGAGGAAGACCGGTTCCTGGTGTGCATGCTGCACAAGCTTGGCTTCGACAAGGAAAACGTTTACGAGGAGCTGCGGGTCGCGGTCCGATCGGCACCGcacttccgtttcgattggTTCCTGAAGTCTCGCACGGCACTCGAGTTGCAGCGCCGGTGCAACACGCTGATCACGCTGATCGAACGCGAAAATCAGGAGCTGGAGGAAAAAGAGcggttggaaaagaaaaagaaaacgggtggtgccggcggcggcggcggtaccgGTGCTGGTattggtgccggtggcagtaGTGGTGCCCAAAAGGCCAACCAAAAACGCAAAGCCGAGACAACACCCGCGGTACACGACaagaataagaagaagaaaaaggtaTAA
- the LOC131214901 gene encoding WD repeat-containing protein 43 produces the protein MSLAARAFSPDGKYCGYINQHGKFVVYDVETSALHQVYTPNMHLNVPCTSFTWIEVGVQATTPKSKGKKRQTKQLLAAFGTSKGGVIFYNLATATVERTCQGDGHSAPVTAIYFNEENDPDTIFTAGADGKVIEWSISQWAQAKVHNIGVEKLTCVLAHSGTILTGSKQLKLWDCIVGRQTATLIGHTSNTQILQLLAVEPDQMYAISGSANDRNLSLWSLNGNVNSPVASFALDDVPEYVSVKLVDRRLHLVAVSRTGVSHYFLRSVDKFSLKRPYRANHTFEIAIDSSNMKTKAVDRLPVFVASVRYSPNEEQILLGYGTETNLRFEQIAIEANVKTNVIIRAPIKLLAGGNAKQVGELKTKIPIVDNGTAEYLNPVNAVKKSMKKVEIPMEVRLENLSLFPDRSSGNKTVMGRKNMVHLLVQGLHSKDATILKSVFGRNDPETIQQTVERIPAQYLGALLTELSHLMQLKTVHVQTAVCWLKQLITIHASQLMALGSSNLLANFATCIGIIEYRVEHLNSLAKLRGRLGVLIEQTDRSKKQAVNQGANDNVLVYQEEDDSDVDSVLEMDNEQLGSSSEAMYDEVDQGEEYDEEAMSDTAGGSTVVPQNGFSLTNEEDISESDKMYFVVKE, from the exons ATGTCTCTTGCAGCGCGAGCGTTTTCTCCCGACGGGAAATACTGTGGATACATTAACCAGCATGGCAAATTCGTCGTGTACGATGTGGAAACGAGCGCCCTGCATCAAGTGTACACTCCGAACATGCACCTCAACGTGCCGTGCACGAGCTTCACGTGGATCGAGGTGGGTGTACAGGCGACGACGCCCAAGAGTAAAGGAAAGAAGCGGCAGACCAAACAGCTACTGGCCGCATTCGGTACCAGCAAGGGAGGGGTGATCTTTTACAATCTGGCCACTGCTACGGTCGAACGTACCTGCCAGGGAGATGGGCACTCGGCGCCGGTAACGGCGATCTACTTTaacgaagaaaacgatccTGACACTATCTTCACGGCCGGAGCCGACGGGAAGGTCATTGAGTGGAGTATAAGTCAGTGGGCACAAGCCAAAGTGCACAACATCGGCGTGGAAAAGCTCACCTGTGTTCTGGCTCACTCAGGCACTATTCTGACTGGCTCTAAACAGCTGAAGCTGTGGGATTGTATCGTAGGTCGCCAAACGGCGACACTAATCGGACACACCTCCAACACACAGATACTCCAGCTACTAGCCGTAGAACCGGATCAAATGTAcgccatttccggttccgcgaACGATCGTAACCTCTCGCTGTGGTCGTTGAACGGTAATGTTAACAGCCCTGTCGCTTCTTTTGCCCTGGACGATGTCCCCGAGTATGTGTCGGTGAAGCTCGTGGATCGAAGATTGCACCTAGTGGCCGTGTCGCGCACTGGTGTGTCGCACTACTTCCTGAGAAGTGTAGACAAGTTCAGTCTGAAGCGACCGTATCGCGCAAATCACACATTTGAAATCGCGATCGATTCCTCGAACATGAAAACGAAAGCTGTCGATCGATTGCCAGTGTTTGTGGCGAGCGTTCGTTACTCACCGAACGAGGAACAGATTCTACTCGGTTACGGGACAGAGACGAATCTTCGATTCGAACAAATTGCGATCGAAGCCAACGTTAAGACGAATGTTATCATTCGGGCACCGATAAAACTACTCGCTGGTGGCAACGCGAAACAGGTGGGCGAACTGAAAACGAAAATCCCCATCGTCGACAATGGCACTGCGGAGTATTTGAATCCAGTGAATGCGGTCAAGAAATCTATGAAAAAG GTGGAGATCCCCATGGAGGTGCGGTTGGAGAACCTTTCCCTGTTTCCCGACCGATCGAGTGGCAATAAAACTGTAATGGGCAGAAAGAACATGGTGCACCTTCTGGTGCAAGGACTGCACAGTAAAGATGCCACCATTCTGAAGAGTGTGTTTGGTCGAAACGATCCAGAAACAATACAGCAAACGGTCGAGCGGATTCCAGCTCAGTATTTAGGAGCACTCTTGACGGAACTCTCACACTTGATGCAATTGAAAACTGTACA CGTTCAGACGGCCGTATGTTGGTTGAAGCAACTGATTACGATACACGCAAGCCAGCTGATGGCGCTTGGATCGTCGAACCTGCTCGCCAACTTTGCCACCTGTATTGGCATCATTGAGTATCGAGTGGAACATCTGAACTCCCTTGCAAA GTTGCGTGGAAGACTAGGGGTGCTGATTGAGCAAACGGATCGTAGTAAAAAGCAAGCCGTTAACCAGGGAGCCAACGATAATGTGCTGGTGTACCAGGAGGAGGACGATTCGGATGTTGATTCAGTTCTAGAAATGGACAACGAGCAACTTGGCTCGTCCAGCGAGGCCATGTACGACGAAGTCGACCAAGGTGAAGAATACGACGAGGAAGCAATGTCGGATACCGCCGGTGGTAGTACAGTTGTTCCGCAGAACGGGTTTTCGTTGACCAATGAAGAAGACATCAGTGAGAGCGACAAAATGTATTTTGTGGTTAAAGAATAA
- the LOC131215196 gene encoding probable global transcription activator SNF2L1, which produces MDKENVPVDCVDPNGITLDDEAYVAQAYRDMRDQRRVKQLESLEQKLSQFALFSRKKNEALSNDKRKRPLALADRPTQSDLNKRRQDLANNDETSSIYRFESSPSFIKGQMHDYQIEGLNWLILLHQSGLNGILADEMGLGKTIQSISMIGYLMYIRKLKGPFLVVAPLRTVDNWMKEFSTFMPSARVLRAHATDKAKQDVFDTLRAIKKWDVAVTNYEFLRDQQRYFVKLNWNYAILDEGHRAKSEATLFARAFSKCNIASMILLTGTPIHNNLHELWALLNLMMPSFFNNAERFNSWFKVENCIDPHHEQTIRLKNLLKPLMLRRTKDGLKSSIPPKVHITISIPPTREMLIWTSNVLNRKLERITGSGKIVPLSIVHTFPFLRQAALHPYLIHGAESLEQELVTQDIVDYSPKMIVLDRLLEKLFERGSKVLIFSQFVKMIRILEDYMDWRGYEYCVLSGQHKNQQKQIDDFTRPGSKYFVFLISTRSGGLGINLVTADTVIFYDMDFNPQMDYQAEDRAHRIGQRHKVHIIRLIVRGSIEESLYLISERKKQLDASIIRQTLTKKVQNEAADYQRKQLSTVGVVDVESAQQLVDKLIDDMGPLLPWAMDEDKSEIQDNCTIVVPGNPCLPPIDLDHTATNGKKKADEDLILTSKRMRRMVHYSLVN; this is translated from the exons aTGGATAAAGAAAAT GTACCCGTTGACTGTGTTGATCCGAACGGGATCACACTGGACGATGAAGCATACGTAGCACAGGCTTACCGCGACATGAGAGATCAACGACGGGTTAAACAGCTAGAATCTCTCGAGCAAAAGCTTTCACAATTCGCTCTTTTTTCtcggaaaaaaaatgaagcattaAGCAATGACAAGCGAAAACGCCCCTTGGCCTTGGCGGACCGTCCCACTCAGAGTGACCTCAACAAAAGACGACAGGATTTGGCGAACAATGATGAAACAAGCAGCATCTATCGGTTCGAATCGTCTCCATCGTTTATCAAGGGACAAATGCACGATTACCAGATCGAGGGCCTTAATTGGCTGATTTTGCTGCATCAGAGCGGTCTGAACGGTATATTGGCGGACGAAATGGGTTTGGGAAAAACCATTCAATCAATATCCATGATAGGCTACTTGATGTATATACG CAAACTGAAGGGCCCGTTTCTGGTAGTGGCTCCCCTCCGCACGGTTGATAATTGGATGAAAGAGTTTTCCACGTTTATGCCGTCGGCCAGGGTGCTGCGGGCGCACGCTACGGACAAAGCGAAGCAAGACGTGTTTGATACGCTTCGTGCGATAAAAAAGTGGGACGTGGCGGTAACAAACTACGAATTTCTAAGAGATCAGCAACGTTATTTTGTCAAACTGAACTGGAACTATGCCATTCTGGACGAAGGTCATCGGGCGAAGAGTGAAGCTACGCTTTTCGCGAGAGCGTTTTCCAAATGCAACATTGCCAGTATGATACTCCTGACTGGTACGCCGATCCATAATAATTTGCACGAGCTGTGGGCGTTGCTCAATCTCATGATGCCATCCTTCTTTAACAACGCCGAGCGCTTCAATAGCTGGTTTAAAGTCGAAAACTGTATCGATCCGCACCACGAACAAACGATTCGACTGAAGAATCTTCTTAAGCCGCTCATGCTGCGAAGAACGAAAGACGGGTTAAAAAGCAGCATCCCGCCGAAGGTGCACATTACAATTAGCATACCACCAACGAGAGAAATGTTGATCTGGACAAGTAATGTGTTGAACCGCAAACTGGAGCGaatcaccggaagtggaaaaataGTCCCGCTGTCAATCGTACACACATTTCCATTCCTGCGTCAAGCTGCGCTACACCCGTACTTGATTCATGGTGCAGAATCGCTCGAGCAGGAACTAGTGACGCAGGATATCGTTGATTATAGTCCAAAAATGATCGTGCTGGATCGTTTACTAGAAAAGCTGTTCGAGCGCGGTTCTAAAGTGCTAATCTTTTCACAGTTTGTTAAAATGATAAGAATTCTGGAGGATTATATGGACTGGCGTGGCTACGAATACTGTGTGCTTTctgggcagcataaaaatcaGCAGAAGCAGATTGACGACTTCACACGTCCTGGGTCGAAGTATTTCGTCTTTCTAATCAGCACACGGTCCGGTGGCTTGGGTATTAATCTTGTCACGGCCGACACAGTTATCTTCTACGACATGGACTTTAATCCGCAGATGGACTATCAGGCGGAGGATCGAGCACATCGTATCGGCCAACGACATAAGGTGCATATTATTCGGCTGATCGTTCGTGGCTCGATCGAAGAATCTTTGTATTTGATATCCGAGAGAAAGAAGCAGCTGGATGCATCGATTATTAGACAAACGCTGacgaaaaaagtgcaaaatgAGGCTGCCGATTATCAGAGAAAACAGTTGTCAACCGTAGGCGTCGTCGATGTGGAGAGCGCACAACAGCTGGTAGATAAACTGATTGACGACATGGGACCATTGCTTCCCTGGGCTATGGATGAAGATAAAAGTGAAATTCAGGACAATTGCACCATCGTTGTGCCTGGCAATCCGTGCCTTCCTCCAATTGATTTAGACCACACAGCTACCAACGGGAAAAAAAAGGCCGATGAAGATTTGATCCTGACGAGCAAACGAATGCGCCGCATGGTTCACTACTCTCTTGTAAACTAA
- the LOC131216075 gene encoding proton-coupled amino acid transporter-like protein pathetic, whose amino-acid sequence MADEKVKGDPSAPVAEYSVGDFNSTTKLADVQPIDDAEYNPFEHRQTEKPNSTAGSLIHLLKSSLGTGILAMPVAFKNAGLLFGAIGTIVIGLICTHCVHILVKTSHMVCQRTRIPVLGFAETAERVFQYGPAKLRPLAGFSKAFVDYALMATYFSAGCVYIVFIATSFHDVINHTTGNDWNVRIYILLTMLPVLVIGQIRELKYLVPFSALANLFIVVTFGITLYYIFKDPLEFDDKPMFASFGTLPLFFSTVIFAMEGIGVVMPVENSMAKPQHFLGCPGVLNTAMGTVIVLYAVIGFFGYVRFGEASKGSITLNLPLDDDLAIAAQILIALAILFTFGLQFYVPMDILWRKIHHKIPKNKHMISQIALRSGIMILMGGVGLAVPELEPFIGLVGAVFFSSLGLFVPCVVETVFLWPGELGKFRWVLVKNVIFGAFSIFALVAGAYVSIKDIIALYTDDDEHDE is encoded by the exons ATGGCAGACGAAAAGGTGAAAGGCGATCCTTCGGCACCGGTCGCGGAGTACAGTGTCGGTGACTTCAATTCCAC GACCAAGCTCGCGGATGTGCAGCCCATCGACGATGCCGAGTACAACCCGTTCGAGCATCGGCAAACCGAGAAGCCAAACTCCACGGCCGGCTCGCTGATCCACCTGCTGAAGAGCTCTCTCGGAACGGGCATTCTGGCCATGCCGGTGGCGTTCAAAAATGCCGGCCTACTGTTCGGGGCCATCGGTACCATCGTCATCGGGCTCATCTGTACCCACTGCGTGCACATACTG GTCAAAACCTCCCACATGGTCTGCCAGAGGACAAGGATACCCGTGCTAGGTTTTGCCGAAACCGCCGAACGTGTCTTCCAGTATGGGCCAGCAAAGCTGCGACCCCTAGCAGGTTTCTCAAA AGCCTTCGTCGACTACGCCCTGATGGCTACATACTTCAGCGCGGGCTGTGTGTATATAGTCTTCATTGCCACCTCGTTCCACGATGTGATCAACCATACGACCGGCAACGACTGGAACGTGCGTATCTACATCTTGCTGACCATGCTTCCGGTCCTGGTGATTGGCCAGATTCGAGAGCTCAAGTACTTGGTACCGTTCTCTGCTCTCGCCAACCTGTTCATTGTGGTCACGTTTGGTATCACGCTGTACTACATCTTCAAGGATCCGCTCGAGTTCGACGACAAACCCATGTTCGCGTCGTTCGGCACCTTGCCGCTGTTCTTCAG CACGGTCATCTTCGCTATGGAAGGCATTGGTGTAGTTATGCCGGTAGAGAACAGTATGGCCAAACCGCAGCACTTCCTGGGATGTCCGGGCGTGCTTAACACCGCCATGGGCACCGTGATCGTTCTGTACGCAGTCATCGGATTCTTCGGTtacgttcggttcggcgaGGCATCGAAGGGTAGCATCACCTTGAATCTGCCACTGGATGACGA CCTGGCCATAGCGGCGCAGATCCTGATCGCGCTGGCGATCCTCTTCACCTTCGGGCTGCAGTTCTACGTCCCGATGGACATTCTGTGGCGCAAAATTCACCACAAAATACCAAAGAACAAGCACATGATCTCGCAGATTGCCCTGCGCAGCGGCATCATGATCCTGATGGGTGGCGTTGGGCTGGCAGTGCCCGAGCTGGAACCGTTCATCGGGCTGGTCGGAGCCGTGTTCTTCTCCAGCCTCGGTCTGTTCGTGCCGTGCGTCGTCGAAACGGTGTTCCTGTGGCCGGGCGAGCTGGGCAAGTTCCGCTGGGTGCTTGTGAAGAACGTTATCTTCGGTGCTTTCTCGATCTTTGCGCTCGTCGCCGGGGCATACGTCAGCATAAAGGACATCATTGCGCTGtacaccgacgacgatgagcatGACGAGTAG
- the LOC131216321 gene encoding proton-coupled amino acid transporter-like protein CG1139 has translation MELKQTSAHECVLPAQDDPYDPFRHRRVKKPTPTCYTIIHMLKGSLGTGILAMPSAFRNGGLVFGLLGTTLVGIIYAHCVYLLVSTSQKSSARTRVPQLGFSETAHSVFRHGPHVTRRFAGASKAFIDYSLLIVSFFSVCVYLLFIATTLKGVIGSKLAIEWDTRIYILLTAVPLIFVTQVRDLRYLVPFSALANALILGTFGITLYYIFRDPVDLTDRRLLPELTALPSFFGTVVYAVEGIGVVLPVENKMQHPEHFLACPGVLGTVIAFITVLYNVTGFFGYARYGQKTEATVTLNLPSEEWLALSTQLLAAVAILFTLGIYYYVPMDILWRKVKHCFDPERHNVAQIAIRFGILLTMTALALGVPELEPFIGLVGSICSATLGLITPIVLDTVYRWPIDGSFGWYRWRLIKNAILVTFGLFILTVGTYFSIKDIVAIYG, from the exons ATGGAGCTAAAACAAACTTCGGCACATGAATG TGTACTACCAGCGCAAGATGATCCGTACGATCCGTTCCGGCATCGGCGAGTGAAGAAACCCACCCC GACGTGCTACACGATCATTCACATGCTGAAGGGATCCCTCGGAACCGGCATCCTAGCGATGCCCTCGGCCTTTCGTAACGGCGGACTAGTGTTTGGCTTGCTCGGTACAACCCTCGTCGGTATAATCTATGCCCACTGTGTGTATCTGCTT GTATCGACATCACAAAAGTCTTCCGCTCGTACGCGGGTACCGCAGCTCGGCTTCTCGGAGACGGCCCATTCTGTTTTCCGACATGGCCCACACGTCACACGACGCTTCGCTGGCGCTTCCAA GGCCTTCATTGACTACTCGCTACTCATCGTGAGCTTCTTTTCCGTCTGCGTCTATTTGCTATTCATCGCTACCACACTCAAGGGCGTAATCGGGAGTAAACTGGCGATCGAGTGGGACACACGCATCTACATTCTGCTGACGGCCGTTCCGTTGATTTTCGTGACGCAGGTGCGCGATCTGCGCTATCTCGTGCCGTTTTCCGCGCTCGCAAACGCCCTGATTCTGGGCACGTTCGGTATCACGTTGTACTACATCTTCCGTGATCCGGTTGATCTGACGGATCGGCGGCTGCTACCGGAGTTAACGGCTTTACCATCGTTTTTCGG GACGGTGGTGTACGCGGTAGAAGGCATCGGCGtggtgcttccggtggagAACAAAATGCAACATCCGGAACACTTTCTGGCATGCCCGGGCGTCCTCGGTACAGTGATCGCCTTCATCACGGTGCTGTACAACGTTACCGGGTTTTTCGGTTACGCACGGTACGGGCAGAAAACGGAGGCCACCGTCACGCTGAATCTTCCTTCGGAGGAGTG GTTGGCTTTATCGACGCAGCTCCTGGCAGCAGTTGCCATCCTCTTCACGCTTGGCATATACTACTACGTACCTATGGACATTCTATGGCGCAAAGTGAAACACTGCTTCGACCCGGAGCGCCACAATGTGGCTCAGATTGCGATACGTTTCGGCATTCTGCTTACCATGACCGCGCTGGCGCTTGGAGTTCCGGAACTGGAACCGTTCATCGGACTCGTCGGGTCGATCTGCTCTGCCACTCTCGGGCTAATTACGCCCATCGTGCTGGACACCGTGTACCGCTGGCCGATCGACGGTAGTTTCGGATGGTACCGATGgcgtttaataaaaaatgccATTCTGGTCACGTTCGGCCTGTTTATTCTAACCGTCGGCACATACTTTAGCATTAAAGATATCGTCGCAATATACGGGTGA